One part of the Mycobacterium marinum genome encodes these proteins:
- a CDS encoding acyl-CoA dehydrogenase, with protein MAPDMTNTAKHLRDALDGRFRDVKNEMRQQLTLEIFRPHYTPNTVIARAKVAEQMQFMAGAGAAEDSFRKEHGGTGNVGAAITMIEMLAMSDLSLMVKAGVQWGLFGGAVENLGTERHHEQYVPKIIDLQLRGCFAMTETGHGSDVQSLETTATYDADTEEFIIDSPTPTARKDYIGGAAETATIAAVFAQLITQIDGEQANHGVHCFLVPIRDEDGNDLPGVTTSDCHYKGGLPGVDNGRITFDHVRIPRVNLLNRYGDVATDGTYSSPIDNPNRRFFTMIGTLIRGRVTVGGSAAAAARVALDIATRYALQRRQFSAPDDDDSEVLIMDYLMHQRRLFPLIARSYALQFAQNELVSKCHDLQTTDSPDAEEQRELEARAAGLKAANTWHASRAIQEAREACGGAGYMAENRLIALRADTDVFTTFEGDNHVLTQLVAKELLTAYADDIRSMSPVEWVRFAANAVGDRVMKRTAAEAIMQRIVDARQDNEEEGSLFNRGTQVKMFEDREDYLLSSVARRLQNKSNEMSAFDAFNAVQDHVLHAAQAHIDRVVLEAFVAGIESCTDEQARELLGVVCDLYALSVIEEDKAWYIEHRYLSTERAKAVTRGINDRCRVLRPHARTLVDGFGIPKPLRYAEMLHPENLPD; from the coding sequence ATGGCGCCGGACATGACCAACACAGCCAAACATCTGCGCGACGCCCTCGACGGCCGGTTCCGCGACGTGAAAAACGAGATGCGGCAGCAACTGACCCTGGAGATATTCCGGCCGCACTACACACCGAACACCGTCATCGCCCGCGCCAAGGTTGCCGAACAGATGCAATTCATGGCCGGGGCGGGAGCGGCCGAGGACAGCTTCCGCAAAGAACATGGCGGCACCGGCAATGTGGGTGCGGCCATCACCATGATCGAGATGCTGGCGATGTCGGACCTGTCGCTGATGGTCAAGGCGGGCGTCCAATGGGGACTGTTCGGCGGCGCGGTCGAAAATCTGGGCACCGAGCGCCACCACGAACAGTACGTCCCAAAGATCATTGACCTGCAGCTGCGCGGCTGCTTCGCGATGACCGAGACCGGACACGGCAGCGATGTCCAGTCATTGGAAACCACGGCGACCTACGACGCCGATACCGAGGAGTTCATCATCGACTCCCCGACCCCTACCGCCCGCAAGGACTACATCGGCGGCGCGGCCGAAACCGCAACCATAGCAGCAGTTTTCGCGCAGCTGATCACTCAGATCGACGGCGAACAAGCCAATCACGGGGTGCACTGTTTCTTGGTTCCGATCCGCGACGAGGACGGCAACGATCTGCCAGGTGTGACGACCTCGGACTGCCACTACAAGGGTGGGCTGCCGGGCGTCGACAACGGCCGCATCACCTTTGATCACGTTCGGATTCCCCGGGTGAACCTGCTGAACAGGTACGGCGACGTGGCCACCGACGGCACCTACAGCTCGCCGATCGACAATCCCAACCGCAGGTTCTTCACCATGATCGGCACGCTGATCCGTGGCCGGGTCACCGTTGGCGGCAGCGCGGCTGCGGCCGCTCGGGTTGCACTGGACATTGCCACCCGATATGCGTTGCAGCGCAGGCAGTTCAGTGCACCCGATGACGACGACAGCGAAGTGCTGATCATGGACTACCTGATGCACCAGCGCAGGCTGTTCCCGCTGATCGCGCGATCGTATGCGCTGCAGTTCGCACAGAACGAACTGGTGTCGAAATGTCATGACCTGCAGACAACGGACTCCCCCGACGCCGAAGAGCAGCGCGAACTGGAGGCTCGCGCCGCCGGCCTGAAGGCCGCCAACACCTGGCACGCCAGCCGTGCCATTCAGGAAGCGCGCGAAGCGTGCGGCGGCGCCGGCTACATGGCCGAGAATCGGCTGATCGCGTTGCGGGCCGACACCGACGTGTTCACCACATTCGAAGGCGACAACCACGTGCTGACCCAACTGGTCGCCAAGGAGCTGCTCACCGCGTACGCCGACGACATCCGCAGTATGAGCCCGGTCGAGTGGGTGCGTTTCGCGGCCAACGCGGTCGGCGACCGGGTGATGAAGCGCACCGCGGCCGAAGCGATCATGCAGCGGATCGTGGACGCCCGCCAGGACAACGAAGAAGAAGGCAGCCTGTTCAACCGCGGCACCCAAGTCAAGATGTTCGAAGATCGCGAAGACTATCTGTTGTCCTCGGTGGCTCGGCGGCTGCAGAACAAATCCAACGAAATGTCGGCGTTTGATGCCTTCAACGCGGTCCAGGACCACGTGCTCCATGCCGCACAGGCCCATATCGACCGGGTGGTTCTGGAGGCTTTCGTCGCCGGCATCGAGTCATGCACCGACGAGCAGGCCCGCGAGCTATTGGGGGTCGTCTGCGACTTGTACGCGTTGTCGGTAATCGAGGAAGACAAGGCGTGGTACATCGAGCACCGGTACCTCTCGACCGAACGCGCCAAGGCAGTCACCCGAGGCATCAACGATCGATGCCGGGTGCTGCGCCCGCACGCCAGGACGCTGGTGGACGGTTTCGGCATCCCGAAGCCCCTGCGTTACGCCGAGATGCTGCATCCCGAGAATCTTCCCGACTGA
- a CDS encoding VIT1/CCC1 transporter family protein — MSTPEPTDSSHNPESALDVGHAHSDVSGGWLRAAAFGAMDGLVSNTSLIAGVAAAESVHATIVSGIAGLLAGAFSMALGEFTSVTTANEQIDSEVHVERRALRARPQAERAELVAMLVDMGMTEKTAQTATDEIHRDENRAVNFHMVGEIGVHPAEKPSASAAAISSFAMFAIGAVMPLIPYLLGFGSLSAGLIFGGAGLLIAGGVTARFTRKAIWCSAFRQLLFGSVAVAATYLVGLLIASVM, encoded by the coding sequence ATGTCGACCCCAGAACCAACCGATTCCAGTCACAACCCCGAATCGGCTCTCGACGTTGGGCACGCGCACTCCGATGTGAGCGGAGGCTGGTTGCGAGCCGCAGCTTTCGGCGCGATGGATGGTCTGGTCAGCAATACCAGCCTGATCGCCGGTGTCGCGGCGGCCGAGAGCGTTCACGCCACCATCGTCAGTGGCATCGCCGGATTACTGGCGGGCGCGTTCTCCATGGCGCTGGGGGAATTCACCTCGGTGACCACGGCCAACGAACAGATCGACTCCGAGGTGCATGTGGAACGTCGCGCGTTGCGTGCCCGTCCGCAAGCGGAACGGGCCGAGCTGGTCGCGATGTTGGTGGACATGGGGATGACCGAAAAGACCGCCCAGACCGCCACCGACGAGATCCATCGCGACGAGAACCGGGCGGTCAACTTCCATATGGTCGGAGAAATCGGTGTGCACCCGGCCGAGAAGCCATCCGCATCGGCGGCCGCGATATCGTCTTTCGCAATGTTCGCCATCGGTGCGGTCATGCCGTTGATTCCCTACTTGCTGGGATTCGGCTCGTTGTCGGCTGGGTTGATTTTCGGTGGAGCCGGCCTGTTGATCGCCGGTGGTGTGACCGCGAGGTTCACCCGTAAAGCGATTTGGTGCAGCGCTTTTCGGCAATTGCTATTCGGCTCGGTCGCGGTCGCCGCGACCTATCTGGTTGGGCTGCTTATCGCTTCGGTGATGTGA
- a CDS encoding DUF2232 domain-containing protein: MTASAPLAPPHRGGPLRPGELAQASVMAALCAVTAIISVVVPFAAGLALLGTVPTGLLAYRYRLRVLVAATVAAGVIAFLIAGLGGFMGVVHSAYIGGLTGIVKRKGRGTPTVIVSSLIAGLVFGSAMVGMLAALTRLRHLIFKVMTANVEGLSSFMARMGMEGAAEDLKRYFAEGLHYWPWVLLGYFTVAIMVVSLIGWWALSRLLERMRGIPDVHKLDAPVAGEATSIEPVPVRLDKVRFRYPGAGQDALREVSLDVRVGEHIAITGANGSGKTTLMLILAGREPTSGTVERPGAVGLGKLGGTAVVLQHPESQVLGTRVADDVVWGLPPGTKIDVDQQLAEVGLEGLAERETGSLSGGELQRLALAAALAREPAILIADEVTTMVDQQGREALLRVLSGLTKRHRTALVHITHYNNEADSADRTVDLSESPDNAEMVETAPVPAPAVAVSVGVQRPALELIGVGHEYNIGTPWAKTALRDLNFVVEQGDGVLIHGGNGSGKSTLAWVMAGLTVPTTGACLLDGRPTHEQVGAVALSFQAARLQLMRSRVDLEVASAAGFSARDEDRVAAALSVVGLDPTLAKRSIDQLSGGQMRRVVLAGLLACSPRALILDEPLAGLDATSQRGLLRLLEDLRREQGLTVVVISHDFAGMDELCPRTLHLNNGVMEPVSTTAAGGLGGRTGAGGKP, translated from the coding sequence ATGACCGCGTCAGCCCCGCTTGCGCCGCCCCACCGAGGAGGGCCGCTCCGACCGGGCGAATTGGCGCAGGCCTCGGTGATGGCCGCGCTGTGCGCGGTGACCGCGATCATTTCTGTCGTCGTTCCGTTTGCCGCCGGACTGGCGTTGCTGGGCACCGTCCCCACCGGATTGCTGGCCTACCGTTACCGCTTGCGGGTGCTGGTTGCGGCCACGGTCGCTGCGGGGGTGATCGCTTTTCTGATCGCCGGACTGGGCGGATTCATGGGGGTGGTGCACAGCGCCTACATCGGTGGCCTGACCGGAATCGTGAAACGCAAGGGGCGCGGCACACCGACGGTGATCGTCTCGTCCCTGATCGCCGGATTGGTGTTCGGCTCGGCCATGGTTGGCATGTTGGCGGCGCTGACGCGGTTGCGGCACCTGATTTTCAAGGTGATGACCGCCAACGTGGAGGGGCTCTCCTCGTTCATGGCGCGGATGGGCATGGAGGGCGCCGCCGAGGATCTGAAGCGCTACTTCGCCGAGGGGCTGCATTACTGGCCGTGGGTGCTGCTGGGTTACTTCACCGTCGCGATCATGGTGGTCTCGCTCATCGGGTGGTGGGCGCTGTCGCGCTTGCTGGAGCGGATGCGCGGCATCCCCGATGTGCACAAGTTGGACGCGCCTGTGGCCGGCGAAGCGACCTCGATCGAGCCGGTCCCGGTGCGGTTGGACAAGGTGCGCTTTCGCTATCCCGGTGCCGGACAAGACGCGCTGCGTGAGGTCAGCCTCGACGTTCGCGTCGGCGAACACATCGCGATCACCGGGGCCAATGGTTCCGGGAAGACCACGCTGATGCTGATCCTGGCGGGGCGAGAGCCGACGTCGGGCACTGTGGAGCGGCCGGGCGCGGTGGGTCTGGGCAAGCTCGGCGGCACGGCGGTGGTCCTGCAGCATCCGGAAAGTCAGGTGCTGGGTACCCGGGTGGCCGACGACGTGGTGTGGGGTCTGCCGCCGGGCACCAAGATCGATGTCGACCAGCAACTTGCGGAGGTGGGCCTAGAGGGGCTCGCGGAACGCGAGACCGGCAGTTTGTCCGGCGGTGAACTGCAGCGACTGGCCTTGGCGGCGGCGCTGGCCAGGGAGCCGGCGATACTGATCGCCGATGAGGTCACCACCATGGTCGACCAGCAAGGCCGCGAAGCGCTGCTGCGGGTGCTGTCCGGTCTGACGAAACGGCACCGCACCGCCCTGGTGCATATCACGCACTACAACAACGAGGCCGATTCCGCCGACCGCACGGTCGACTTGAGCGAATCACCGGATAACGCCGAGATGGTCGAGACCGCGCCGGTGCCCGCGCCGGCTGTCGCGGTGAGCGTCGGAGTGCAGCGGCCGGCGCTCGAACTCATCGGCGTCGGCCACGAGTACAACATCGGCACCCCGTGGGCCAAGACCGCGCTGCGCGATCTCAACTTCGTGGTGGAGCAGGGCGACGGTGTGCTGATCCATGGCGGTAACGGCTCTGGCAAGTCGACGCTGGCCTGGGTGATGGCCGGGCTGACCGTCCCCACCACCGGCGCCTGCCTGCTGGATGGTCGGCCCACCCACGAGCAGGTGGGTGCGGTCGCGTTGTCGTTCCAGGCGGCGCGCCTGCAGCTGATGCGTAGCCGGGTCGATCTGGAAGTCGCTTCGGCGGCCGGCTTCTCGGCCCGCGACGAGGACCGGGTGGCCGCGGCGCTGAGCGTGGTTGGGCTCGATCCCACACTGGCCAAACGCAGCATTGATCAGCTCAGTGGCGGGCAGATGCGCCGCGTGGTGCTGGCCGGACTTCTGGCGTGCTCGCCGCGGGCGTTGATCCTTGATGAGCCGCTGGCCGGGTTGGACGCCACCAGCCAGCGCGGGTTGCTGCGCCTGCTGGAAGACCTGCGCCGGGAACAGGGTCTGACGGTGGTGGTTATTTCGCACGATTTCGCCGGCATGGATGAGCTTTGCCCGCGGACGTTGCATCTGAACAACGGTGTCATGGAACCGGTCTCGACGACCGCCGCCGGAGGACTCGGGGGCCGAACAGGGGCAGGGGGCAAGCCATGA
- a CDS encoding tryptophan halogenase family protein codes for MDDNLIKKVVVLGGGTAGWMTAAYLGKALQGNVEITVLEAPSVPRIGVGEATVPNLQRVVFDFLGIPEDEWMRECNASFKTAVKFINWRTPGEGSPVARQWQGRPDHFYHPFGLLPSPQHIPLSHYWARNQLKGGTYEPFDYACFREPAIMDAMKAPRYLDGTQATYYAWHFDAALVADFLRRFATKNLGVVHVQEKMTSAEKDSNGYITALRTEEGHRLDGDLFVDCSGFRGLLINEAMNEPFIDMNDHLLCDSAVATPIRHDDAANGIEPYTSAIAMKSGWTWRTPLLGRFGSGYVYSSQFASQDEAIRDFCTLWQLDPEDTPLNKIRFRVGRNRRSWVKNVVSVGLSSCFLEPLESTGIFLIYAALYQLAKHFPDRRFDPVLIDRFNRKIDTLFDETRDFLQAHFYFSPRTDTEFWRANKELTLTDSIKEKVAMYKAGVPVNPPIATESSYYSNFDAEFENFWTNGSYYCIFAGLGVLPDHTLPAINYQSEAIHEADALFLDVKQKQRHLVETLPSNYEYLLKLHGKDMEPNDPMEPEVTFVA; via the coding sequence GTGGATGACAACCTGATCAAGAAGGTCGTAGTTCTCGGCGGTGGCACCGCTGGATGGATGACGGCTGCATATCTTGGGAAGGCGCTGCAGGGCAATGTAGAAATCACCGTCCTGGAGGCGCCCTCCGTTCCGCGTATCGGGGTCGGCGAGGCCACCGTCCCGAATCTGCAGCGGGTGGTGTTTGACTTCCTCGGCATCCCCGAGGACGAGTGGATGCGCGAGTGCAACGCCAGCTTCAAGACCGCGGTCAAGTTCATCAACTGGCGCACCCCGGGTGAGGGATCACCTGTCGCCCGTCAATGGCAGGGGCGGCCGGACCACTTCTACCACCCGTTCGGACTGCTGCCGTCCCCGCAGCACATTCCACTATCGCACTATTGGGCCCGCAATCAGCTAAAGGGGGGAACCTACGAGCCTTTCGACTATGCGTGCTTCCGTGAGCCCGCGATCATGGACGCCATGAAGGCGCCTCGGTACCTGGACGGGACTCAGGCCACCTACTACGCCTGGCACTTCGACGCGGCACTGGTAGCGGACTTCTTGCGACGCTTCGCCACCAAGAACCTTGGTGTCGTGCACGTGCAGGAAAAGATGACCTCGGCTGAAAAGGACAGCAACGGGTACATCACCGCGCTGCGAACCGAGGAAGGTCACCGACTCGATGGAGACCTGTTTGTCGACTGCTCAGGCTTTCGCGGATTGCTGATCAATGAAGCGATGAACGAGCCGTTCATCGACATGAACGACCACCTGCTGTGTGACAGTGCGGTCGCCACACCGATCCGCCATGACGATGCGGCCAACGGTATTGAGCCCTACACCTCGGCGATCGCAATGAAGTCCGGTTGGACGTGGCGCACGCCGTTGCTCGGTCGCTTCGGGTCGGGATACGTGTACTCCAGTCAATTCGCATCACAAGACGAGGCCATTCGCGACTTCTGTACCTTGTGGCAACTCGACCCGGAAGACACGCCGCTGAACAAGATTCGGTTCCGGGTGGGACGCAACCGCCGGTCATGGGTGAAGAACGTGGTGAGCGTCGGCCTCTCCTCGTGCTTCCTGGAGCCGTTGGAGTCGACCGGAATCTTTTTGATCTACGCGGCCCTATACCAGTTGGCCAAGCACTTCCCGGACCGCCGCTTTGACCCGGTGCTCATCGATCGGTTCAACCGAAAGATCGATACCCTATTCGACGAGACCCGCGATTTCCTGCAGGCCCACTTCTACTTCTCTCCTCGCACCGATACCGAATTCTGGCGCGCCAACAAGGAACTCACGTTGACCGATTCCATCAAGGAGAAGGTTGCGATGTACAAGGCAGGCGTGCCGGTCAACCCGCCAATTGCCACGGAGTCGTCGTACTACTCGAACTTCGACGCGGAGTTCGAGAACTTCTGGACCAACGGCAGCTACTACTGCATTTTCGCCGGCTTGGGGGTGCTGCCTGATCACACACTGCCGGCGATCAACTACCAGTCGGAGGCTATCCACGAAGCGGATGCGCTGTTCCTGGATGTGAAGCAAAAGCAGCGGCATCTGGTTGAAACGTTGCCCTCCAACTACGAATATCTGCTCAAGCTCCACGGCAAGGACATGGAGCCCAACGATCCGATGGAGCCAGAAGTCACGTTCGTCGCCTGA
- a CDS encoding ABC transporter permease, with amino-acid sequence MWLGSMRYVFTPGRDALVGYGDKFDIRLDGPAPFDTFDRPTPELALRFAGNRWVAIDQSRNGMFVDGARLATVDIRDGLTITVGDPHHGTPLRFQVTAAAGARSLPADPPRGPGHPPPRPARAEPAPPQPVPPSKPTESVTQQLPTASATQRIATPPPAPSTFERATRPIRLAPPGAPAAPPPMPPHPPAPPSPPRPPSQSSPTPPTPELPAASAPAASEGAEQPKSRGLVERMIDATRKLLPGRAETDSASDSDSDSDSDSGSSTGTGTGTGELPSTNRLPLKPGARTIGVAAYQLGLTVDGHELISDVSFTTRPGSLIAVVGPSRARNSSLAGLLARTRPLSDGVLTVDGHDVAAEPESMRSRIGVVTRDNRVHPRLTVEQALSYAARMRLPPDTSADNRRRVVNQVLDEVELTAQRATRVAKLTPDERRCAAMAIELITRPSLLVVDEPSAGLNPAQEMHVLAMLRRQADLGCVVVVASMPLAHLNMCDQVLLLTPAGTLAFAGPPVQIESTMGTASWPDIFARVSADPQAAHQSFQNRLRASVSPTPPSVLEPERRPAELTFGAQVRLILRRQVRVFLASRLYLVFLALLPFALGALTLLIPGNSGLDRPPPGSGNPHEAVEILAALNFAAVLMGTALTVRDLVSERQIFHREQAVGLSASAYLIGKIIMFGLVAAVQAAILTAIVLLIKGQPVHGAALLPNPGVEIYASVAATTIVSAIIGLTLSTLGSSLREVLPLVVPVILASLLFAGGLVPLVGTWGFDQIAWFVPAHWGFAATASTVDLHRVDVLATHNEVWAHYAGWWAFDIGMLVTFGVVGAGLARYRLRAPGVPADHGIAHSRS; translated from the coding sequence GTGTGGCTCGGATCGATGCGCTACGTCTTTACTCCGGGCCGCGACGCATTGGTGGGTTACGGCGACAAGTTCGATATCCGCCTGGATGGCCCGGCCCCCTTTGACACCTTTGACCGGCCAACCCCGGAACTGGCACTGCGATTCGCGGGCAATCGTTGGGTGGCCATCGATCAAAGCCGCAACGGCATGTTCGTTGACGGAGCGCGGTTGGCGACCGTCGACATCCGTGACGGCCTCACGATCACCGTCGGCGATCCCCACCATGGAACGCCGCTGCGCTTCCAGGTCACCGCTGCCGCCGGAGCGCGATCGCTACCTGCCGATCCGCCACGAGGCCCGGGGCATCCGCCGCCGCGTCCCGCCCGGGCCGAGCCCGCCCCGCCGCAGCCCGTCCCCCCGAGCAAACCGACGGAGTCGGTCACCCAGCAACTTCCCACCGCATCGGCGACCCAACGAATCGCCACGCCACCGCCGGCACCGTCGACGTTCGAGCGGGCGACCCGGCCAATCCGGTTGGCACCGCCGGGCGCACCCGCGGCTCCTCCCCCGATGCCACCGCACCCACCAGCACCGCCATCACCACCGCGTCCGCCATCACAGTCCTCTCCGACGCCGCCGACCCCCGAGTTACCCGCGGCGTCGGCACCAGCTGCGTCCGAGGGCGCGGAACAGCCCAAGAGCCGGGGCCTGGTGGAGCGGATGATCGACGCCACCCGCAAGCTGCTGCCCGGCCGTGCCGAAACCGACTCCGCCTCCGACTCCGACTCCGACTCCGACTCCGACTCCGGTTCCAGCACCGGCACCGGCACCGGCACCGGCGAGTTGCCGTCGACCAACCGATTGCCGCTCAAGCCCGGCGCACGCACGATCGGCGTGGCGGCATATCAGTTGGGGCTCACCGTCGACGGGCACGAGCTGATCTCGGACGTCTCATTCACGACGCGCCCAGGCTCTTTGATCGCCGTGGTCGGCCCGTCGCGAGCCCGTAACTCCAGCCTGGCCGGGCTACTGGCCCGCACCCGACCGCTCAGCGACGGTGTCCTGACCGTCGATGGTCACGACGTCGCGGCCGAACCGGAATCGATGCGGTCGCGCATTGGGGTGGTAACGCGGGACAACCGGGTACACCCGCGGCTGACCGTCGAACAGGCGCTGAGTTATGCCGCCAGGATGCGGCTGCCACCAGACACCTCGGCCGACAATCGCCGGCGCGTGGTGAACCAGGTTCTCGACGAAGTCGAGTTGACCGCGCAACGCGCCACCCGGGTGGCCAAACTGACACCCGACGAGCGACGGTGCGCGGCGATGGCAATCGAGCTCATCACCCGACCGTCGTTGCTGGTGGTCGACGAACCGAGCGCCGGGCTGAACCCGGCGCAGGAGATGCATGTGCTGGCCATGCTGCGCCGCCAGGCCGATCTCGGGTGCGTCGTCGTGGTCGCATCCATGCCGCTGGCCCACCTGAACATGTGTGACCAGGTGCTGCTGCTTACCCCGGCCGGGACCTTGGCGTTCGCCGGGCCTCCCGTCCAGATCGAATCGACGATGGGCACCGCCAGCTGGCCGGACATCTTCGCGCGGGTCAGTGCCGATCCGCAGGCCGCGCATCAATCGTTTCAGAACCGGCTACGCGCGTCGGTGTCACCGACACCACCGTCGGTGCTCGAACCCGAACGGCGCCCCGCCGAACTCACCTTCGGCGCGCAAGTCCGCCTGATACTTCGCCGCCAGGTGCGGGTTTTCCTCGCCAGCCGGCTGTACTTGGTTTTCCTGGCGCTGCTGCCATTTGCGTTGGGTGCCCTGACGTTACTGATTCCCGGCAATTCCGGCTTGGATAGACCGCCCCCGGGCAGCGGCAACCCCCACGAAGCCGTCGAGATCCTGGCGGCCCTCAACTTCGCGGCGGTGCTCATGGGCACCGCCCTGACCGTTCGCGATCTGGTCAGCGAGCGCCAGATTTTCCACCGTGAACAGGCCGTTGGGCTATCAGCTTCGGCCTACCTGATCGGGAAGATCATCATGTTCGGCCTGGTCGCGGCCGTTCAGGCCGCGATCCTCACCGCCATCGTTCTGCTCATCAAAGGCCAGCCGGTGCACGGCGCGGCGCTGCTCCCCAACCCCGGTGTCGAGATCTATGCCAGCGTGGCGGCCACGACCATCGTGTCCGCCATCATCGGGCTGACGCTCTCGACGTTGGGCAGTTCGCTGCGCGAGGTCTTGCCGCTGGTGGTACCGGTGATCCTGGCGTCCTTACTATTTGCCGGCGGCCTGGTGCCGCTGGTGGGAACCTGGGGATTCGACCAGATCGCGTGGTTTGTCCCCGCCCACTGGGGATTTGCGGCGACCGCATCCACGGTTGATCTGCACCGCGTCGACGTGCTTGCCACCCACAATGAAGTGTGGGCGCACTATGCGGGCTGGTGGGCCTTCGACATCGGCATGCTGGTCACCTTCGGTGTCGTGGGAGCCGGACTTGCCCGCTACCGGCTACGGGCTCCCGGCGTCCCGGCAGATCACGGCATCGCCCACAGCAGGAGTTGA
- a CDS encoding MarR family winged helix-turn-helix transcriptional regulator, translating into MTSSATANQAQVAHGLGADLLAVVARLNRLATQRIQMPLPSAQARLLATIEAQGEARIGDLAAVDHCSQPTMTTQVRRLEDAGMVTRTVDPGDARAVRIRITPEGMRTLSAVRTDRAAAIEPQLARLEPSDRQVLADAVEVLRRLLDNAAATPGRNTL; encoded by the coding sequence ATGACCTCATCAGCCACAGCCAACCAAGCCCAGGTTGCGCACGGCCTTGGAGCGGATCTGCTGGCCGTCGTCGCGCGGCTGAATCGGCTGGCAACGCAGCGCATCCAGATGCCGCTGCCCTCCGCTCAGGCACGGCTGCTCGCGACCATCGAGGCCCAGGGCGAAGCCCGCATCGGCGACCTGGCCGCCGTCGACCACTGCTCTCAGCCCACGATGACCACTCAGGTGCGTCGGCTCGAAGACGCCGGAATGGTGACCCGAACCGTCGACCCGGGCGACGCCCGCGCCGTCCGGATTCGTATTACGCCAGAGGGAATGCGCACATTGAGCGCGGTGCGAACCGACCGGGCCGCCGCTATCGAACCGCAGCTGGCCCGGCTCGAGCCGTCGGACCGCCAGGTGCTCGCGGATGCGGTCGAGGTGCTGCGCCGCCTGCTGGACAATGCGGCCGCCACGCCAGGCCGCAACACCCTCTGA
- a CDS encoding esterase-like activity of phytase family protein: MKPFLGRLLACLLVGCVLCPAVFGCAPTHQRGGVHTPAALLSYIGQAQIPFGASVDGAVIGGLSGISYDADRQVYYVISDDRSDRGPGRFFTMRLALSDIGISDITVTGAYSLLDRDGKPFGPLNRSSTPPVISPDPEGIAVDTARRRLYWSSEGERLTDRQLGLLDPWIRIADLDGRYLGQFTLPPNLAVSAQRTGPRNNQALEGLALTPDGRSLYAAMEEPGLQDEPPANTGRQVLTRFTKFDVETAAPTAQYAYPMEPAASPAVRNGVSDLVALSDTTFLVVERTATVPPVIRIFRAEIGAATDVLSMPTIHGTPLTPMRKTLAADLPALAGTAAAAALSPLNNIEGITLGPKLADGRQSVVLVSDNDFSPAKVTQLLLWAMP; encoded by the coding sequence GTGAAACCGTTTCTCGGCCGGCTGCTGGCCTGCTTGCTAGTGGGGTGCGTGTTGTGCCCCGCGGTCTTCGGTTGCGCCCCGACACATCAGCGGGGCGGGGTGCACACCCCAGCTGCGTTGCTGAGCTATATCGGCCAGGCGCAGATCCCGTTCGGAGCCAGCGTCGATGGCGCCGTGATCGGCGGACTCTCGGGCATCAGTTACGACGCCGACCGTCAGGTCTACTACGTGATCAGCGATGATCGTTCCGACCGGGGACCCGGCCGGTTCTTCACAATGCGGCTGGCGCTGTCGGACATCGGCATCAGCGACATCACCGTCACCGGCGCGTATTCCTTGCTGGATCGCGACGGTAAGCCGTTCGGGCCGCTGAATCGCAGCAGCACGCCACCGGTGATTTCCCCTGACCCGGAAGGCATCGCCGTGGACACCGCCCGGCGGCGACTGTATTGGAGCTCCGAAGGTGAGCGACTCACCGATCGGCAATTGGGGCTGTTGGACCCGTGGATCCGGATAGCGGATCTGGACGGCCGATATCTGGGACAGTTCACCTTGCCGCCGAATCTGGCGGTGTCCGCCCAACGCACCGGGCCGCGCAACAATCAGGCGCTCGAGGGTCTGGCGCTGACACCCGACGGTCGGTCGCTGTACGCCGCGATGGAAGAACCGGGTTTGCAGGACGAGCCGCCGGCCAACACCGGCCGCCAAGTGCTGACGCGTTTCACCAAATTCGACGTGGAGACGGCCGCGCCCACCGCCCAGTACGCCTACCCCATGGAGCCGGCTGCATCGCCCGCGGTCCGCAACGGCGTCTCAGATCTGGTCGCCCTGTCGGATACGACGTTCTTGGTGGTGGAACGAACGGCGACGGTGCCTCCGGTCATCCGCATCTTCCGCGCCGAGATCGGTGCCGCGACGGACGTGCTGTCCATGCCAACGATTCACGGGACGCCGTTGACCCCGATGCGCAAGACGCTGGCCGCCGACCTGCCCGCCCTGGCCGGCACGGCGGCGGCCGCGGCATTGTCACCGCTGAACAACATCGAAGGAATCACGCTGGGACCGAAATTGGCGGACGGCCGTCAATCGGTGGTGCTGGTGAGTGACAACGACTTCTCACCCGCCAAGGTCACTCAACTCCTGCTGTGGGCGATGCCGTGA